One part of the Anopheles coustani chromosome 2, idAnoCousDA_361_x.2, whole genome shotgun sequence genome encodes these proteins:
- the LOC131266453 gene encoding odorant receptor Or2-like: protein MEILDCPLLSVNVRVWRFWSFVLVHNWRRYISIIPVTVLNVFMFADLYRAWGNIEEVIINAYFAVLYFNAVLRTLILVYNRQKYESFLAGAAQVYEEICSIEDEVIARLVKDYTRRARVLSISNLALGAFISGCFVVYPLFTGQRGLPYGMFIPGVNNFDSPQYEIFYITQLVLTFPGCCMYIPFTSFFTSSTLFGLVQIKTLQHQLRTFRSRDLGEGTAELNRKLQKLIGDHKRIIQYVQDLNNLVTYICLIEFLSFGLMLCALLFLLNIISVMAQIVIVGAYIFMILSQIFAFYWHSNEMREESIGIAEAAYSAPWLEVHDSIKKKLLLITIRAQRPLEVTVGNVYPMTLEMFQSLLNASYSYFTLLRRVYN from the exons ATGGAAATTCTCGACTGCCCGCTGCTGTCGGTGAACGTGCGCGTGTGGCGCTTTTGGTCCTTCGTCCTGGTGCACAACTGGCGGCGCTACATCAGCATCATCCCGGTGACGGTGCTGAACGTGTTCATGTTTGCCGACCTGTACCGGGCCTGGGGCAACATCGAGGAGGTCATAATCAATGCTTATTTTGCGGTGCTCTACTTCAACGCGGTG CTGCGAACGCTCATTCTCGTGTATAATCGCCAGAAGTATGAGTCGTTTCTGGCCGGGGCAGCGCAAGTGTACGAGGAAATTTGT AGCATCGAAGACGAAGTGATCGCAAGGCTCGTCAAGGACTACACACGTCGTGCCAGGgtgctttccatttccaaccTCGCGCTTGGGGCTTTCATCAGTGGCTGCTTCGTCGTGTATCCGCTGTTCACCGGACAGCGAGGCCTCCCTTATGGCATGTTTATCCCGGGAGTGAACAACTTCGACTCGCCGCAGTATGAAATATTCTACATCACCCAGCTCGTGCTAACTTTTCCCGGATGTTGCATGTACATTCCGTTCACCAGCTTCTTCACCTCGAGCACCCTCTTTGGGCTGGTGCAGATCAAGACCCTTCAGCATCAGTTACGGACATTCCGATCGCGCGACCTCGGAGAAGGAACGGCGGAGTTGAATCGGAAGCTTCAGAAACTGATTGGAGACCACAAGCGGATTATTCA atACGTCCAAGACCTCAACAACTTAGTAACGTACATCTGCCTGATAGAGTTCCTCTCCTTTGGACTCATGCTTTGCGCCCTGCTTTTCCTGCTCAACATT ATCAGCGTCATGGCTCAGATTGTGATCGTGGGAGCATACATCTTCATGATACTATCCCAAATATTCGCCTTCTACTGGCACTCGAATGAAATGCGCGAGGAGAGCATTGGCATTGCGGAGGCAGCCTACAGTGCACCGTGGTTGGAGGTGCATGATTCCATCAAGAAAAAACTGCTTCTCATTACTATACGTGCCCAACGACCACTTGAG GTCACGGTTGGTAATGTTTACCCGATGACACTGGAAATGTTCCAATCGCTGCTAAACGCATCTTACTCGTACTTCACTTTGCTACGAAGGGTTTATAATTGA